In one Brevibacillus composti genomic region, the following are encoded:
- a CDS encoding stage V sporulation protein D: MRVSNVTVRRRIFVALVIGIVLYTALITRLGYVQLVAGPKLQEKAHELWNRNIKFEPKRGRILDRNGKELVSNISVPSVVAIPVQVKDPHDTAKKLAVVLGQQEETVYKAITKRQSIERVPGGRKISPEKARQIQDLNLPGIFVVEDSQRFYPNGTMAAHLFGFTGIDNQGLTGLERIYDPFLKGTQGHISYLSDARGQAMQGGSEEYVPPVDGMDMYLTIDSSIQSFIERELDQAMVAYQPDDVLAIAMNPKTGEILGMGSRPTYDPARYRDYPSEVYNRNLPIWKTYEPGSTFKIVTLAAALNEGEVKLEEGFFDPGYIMVAGKRLRCWKRQGHGQETMLEVVENSCNPGFVTMGQRLQKERLFEYIKKFGFGQKTGIDLIGEENGLLFRMDRIGPVELGTTSFGQGVSVTPIQQMAAVAAAINGGKLMKPFVAKEWRDSVTNDIVGRTLPTEVRQVITPETSAKVRYALESVVAKGTGRNAYIEGYRVGGKTGTAQKVRNGRYVNGEYIVSFIGFAPADDPQIVVYFAVDNPKALAFGGLIAAPSVKNIMESSLQYLGVPKRKDGIEREINRALGDKRYIEVPEMVGLSMREIVTAYDTLPLVVEGKGTHVIQQAPQAGEKIEEGSKIRIYLGDKSSD, from the coding sequence GTGCGGGTATCCAATGTAACTGTGAGACGCCGTATTTTCGTCGCATTGGTGATCGGAATCGTGCTGTACACGGCGCTGATCACGCGGCTCGGCTATGTGCAGCTGGTTGCCGGGCCAAAGCTGCAAGAGAAGGCGCACGAGCTGTGGAACCGGAATATCAAATTCGAGCCGAAGCGGGGACGCATCCTCGACCGCAATGGCAAGGAGCTGGTCAGCAATATCAGCGTGCCCTCGGTCGTCGCCATCCCCGTGCAAGTCAAAGACCCCCACGATACCGCCAAAAAACTGGCCGTCGTGCTGGGGCAGCAGGAGGAGACCGTCTACAAGGCGATTACCAAGCGACAGAGCATCGAAAGAGTGCCCGGCGGCAGAAAAATCTCTCCGGAAAAAGCCCGCCAAATCCAGGATCTCAACCTGCCCGGGATCTTCGTGGTGGAGGATTCCCAGCGCTTTTATCCAAATGGGACGATGGCCGCCCATCTGTTCGGTTTTACGGGGATTGACAATCAGGGCTTGACCGGGCTGGAGCGCATTTACGACCCGTTTTTGAAAGGGACGCAGGGGCACATCTCCTATCTGTCCGACGCCCGCGGCCAGGCCATGCAGGGAGGCAGCGAAGAGTACGTGCCGCCGGTCGATGGCATGGATATGTACCTGACGATAGACAGCAGCATTCAATCGTTTATCGAGCGCGAACTGGATCAGGCGATGGTCGCCTACCAGCCGGACGACGTCCTGGCCATCGCAATGAATCCCAAGACCGGAGAGATTCTCGGCATGGGCAGCCGCCCCACGTATGACCCGGCCCGCTACAGGGACTATCCCAGCGAAGTATACAACCGCAACCTTCCCATCTGGAAAACGTACGAGCCCGGCTCCACCTTCAAGATCGTCACGCTGGCCGCCGCGCTGAACGAAGGAGAAGTGAAGCTGGAGGAGGGCTTTTTCGATCCCGGCTATATCATGGTCGCGGGGAAGCGGCTCCGCTGCTGGAAAAGGCAGGGGCACGGACAGGAGACGATGCTGGAAGTCGTGGAAAACTCCTGCAACCCGGGCTTTGTGACGATGGGCCAGCGGCTGCAGAAGGAGCGCCTGTTTGAGTACATCAAAAAATTCGGCTTTGGCCAGAAGACAGGCATCGACCTGATCGGGGAAGAAAATGGCCTTCTGTTTCGGATGGATCGCATCGGTCCTGTGGAGTTGGGGACGACTTCCTTTGGCCAAGGGGTATCAGTCACTCCGATTCAGCAGATGGCAGCCGTCGCGGCGGCCATCAACGGCGGCAAGCTGATGAAGCCTTTTGTCGCAAAGGAATGGCGGGACAGCGTGACCAATGACATCGTCGGCCGAACGCTGCCCACCGAGGTGCGGCAGGTGATCACCCCGGAGACCTCGGCCAAAGTCCGCTACGCATTGGAGAGCGTCGTCGCCAAAGGCACCGGGAGAAATGCTTACATCGAAGGATACCGCGTTGGCGGCAAGACGGGTACTGCGCAAAAAGTGCGGAACGGACGATACGTCAACGGCGAATACATCGTATCGTTCATCGGCTTTGCCCCGGCGGACGATCCGCAGATTGTCGTCTATTTCGCTGTGGACAATCCGAAGGCGCTCGCTTTCGGGGGCTTGATCGCCGCGCCGAGCGTCAAAAACATCATGGAGTCTTCGCTCCAGTACCTGGGCGTTCCCAAGCGCAAGGACGGCATCGAACGGGAGATCAACCGCGCGCTCGGAGACAAGCGCTATATCGAAGTGCCGGAGATGGTCGGCTTGTCCATGCGGGAGATCGTCACCGCTTACGACACACTGCCGCTGGTGGTGGAAGGCAAGGGTACGCATGTAATTCAGCAGGCGCCGCAAGCGGGCGAGAAAATCGAAGAAGGCTCAAAAATTCGCATCTATCTTGGTGACAAATCAAGCGATTAA
- a CDS encoding UDP-N-acetylmuramoyl-L-alanyl-D-glutamate--2,6-diaminopimelate ligase: MLLRDLLAPLLPVKVTGEDSIEITGLTADSRKVKPGCLFICLPGFTVDGHQFAAKAVEMGAVAVLAEKDVDVPATIVRVPDTRRAMAMLADRFYGSPTRTLKVIGVTGTNGKTTTTHLIDKILHDQQKQTGLIGTIHRRIGEVTEEMKNTTPDALELQESFRRMLDIGTEYATIEVSSHALEMGRVRGCEIHTAVFTNLTQDHLDYHKTMENYRHAKSLLFAQLGNVYDPKRLKTAVLNADDEASALFATVTPARVITYGIDKPADVRAEEISISTQGTSFVAHTFAGSIRLSLKLMGKFNVYNALAAMAVGLAEGIPLAEIKSSLEQVQGVNGRFEAVNAGQPFAVLVDYSHTPDSLENALTTIREFAKGKVFCVVGCGGDRDKTKRPIMAQIATKYADLAVLTSDNPRSEEPEAIISDMLAGLAETAPERYTSIVDRREAIHHAVSQASEGDVILIAGKGHETYQIIKGEVLSFDDREVAKEAIALWKNE; this comes from the coding sequence ATGTTGCTTCGGGATCTGCTTGCTCCCTTGCTGCCAGTCAAGGTCACAGGGGAAGACAGCATAGAGATTACGGGTTTGACAGCAGATTCACGCAAAGTAAAACCCGGATGCTTGTTTATCTGCTTGCCCGGTTTTACTGTCGACGGCCATCAGTTCGCGGCGAAGGCTGTGGAGATGGGCGCCGTCGCTGTATTAGCTGAAAAGGATGTCGATGTGCCGGCCACCATTGTTCGGGTACCAGATACCCGCAGAGCAATGGCGATGCTGGCTGACCGTTTTTATGGATCGCCCACGCGGACATTGAAAGTGATCGGGGTCACGGGGACGAACGGAAAAACCACGACGACGCACCTGATCGACAAGATTCTGCACGATCAGCAAAAACAGACCGGTCTCATCGGGACCATCCATAGACGGATCGGCGAAGTAACGGAAGAGATGAAAAACACGACCCCGGATGCCCTCGAGCTGCAGGAGAGCTTCCGCCGGATGCTGGACATCGGCACGGAGTACGCGACGATCGAAGTCTCTTCCCATGCGCTGGAGATGGGGCGCGTCCGCGGCTGTGAGATACATACCGCTGTCTTTACCAACCTGACGCAGGATCATCTCGATTACCACAAGACCATGGAGAATTACCGTCACGCCAAATCGCTGCTGTTTGCGCAGCTCGGCAATGTCTACGACCCCAAGCGGCTGAAAACGGCCGTGTTGAATGCTGATGACGAGGCTTCCGCGCTGTTTGCCACGGTAACCCCGGCCCGCGTGATCACGTACGGGATCGACAAGCCGGCGGACGTCAGAGCGGAAGAGATCTCGATTAGCACCCAAGGCACGTCTTTTGTCGCCCACACCTTCGCGGGCTCCATCCGACTCTCGCTGAAACTGATGGGCAAATTCAACGTCTACAATGCACTGGCGGCGATGGCGGTGGGACTGGCGGAAGGGATTCCGCTCGCGGAGATCAAATCCAGCCTGGAGCAGGTACAGGGCGTCAACGGCCGCTTTGAAGCAGTCAATGCCGGTCAGCCCTTTGCGGTGCTGGTCGACTACTCGCATACCCCCGACAGCCTGGAAAATGCTTTGACGACCATCCGGGAGTTTGCCAAAGGAAAGGTATTTTGTGTCGTCGGCTGCGGCGGCGACCGGGATAAAACCAAGCGCCCAATTATGGCGCAAATTGCAACAAAGTACGCAGATCTCGCCGTCTTAACCTCTGATAACCCCCGCTCCGAGGAGCCGGAGGCGATCATCTCCGACATGCTCGCCGGCCTTGCGGAGACTGCGCCGGAGCGCTACACCTCCATTGTAGATCGGCGGGAAGCGATCCATCATGCCGTCTCGCAGGCGAGCGAGGGGGATGTCATCCTGATCGCCGGAAAAGGGCATGAGACCTATCAG